A single genomic interval of Sulfurovum sp. TSL6 harbors:
- the mraY gene encoding phospho-N-acetylmuramoyl-pentapeptide-transferase produces MLYELSQLLDINLFGYISVRAGIAFFLAFMMTLFIMPKYLAWAISKNANQPISKYVPAHEGKRHTPTMGGAVYLIATLLAALLTVDLSNIYILGGFITLIGFGLVGFKDDLGKVLAGDNLEGLTPRGKMGLQALIAALATGLLLYGGFPTEFYVPFLKTPLFDLGFAAIPFWVLVFLATTNAVNLTDGLDGLATVPSIIALVSLGLIIYVTGHAIFSQYLLVPNIKGVGEVMILAAALIGGLFGFLWYNCYPAEIFMGDTGSLAIGGFLAYLAILGKSEILLILIGLIFVIETVSVILQVGSFKLRGKRVFLMAPIHHHFELKKWAENKIIIRFWMISFIANVLALISFKFR; encoded by the coding sequence ATGCTATACGAACTCTCCCAGCTCTTAGATATCAATCTTTTCGGATACATTTCAGTACGTGCAGGTATTGCATTTTTCCTCGCTTTTATGATGACACTGTTTATCATGCCAAAATACCTCGCCTGGGCTATCTCCAAAAATGCAAATCAACCTATCAGCAAATATGTCCCTGCACATGAAGGAAAAAGACATACACCAACCATGGGGGGCGCAGTATATCTCATCGCTACACTCTTGGCTGCTTTGCTTACGGTAGATCTATCCAACATCTATATACTGGGTGGATTTATCACCCTTATTGGCTTTGGTTTGGTGGGCTTTAAGGATGACCTGGGAAAAGTACTTGCAGGTGACAACCTTGAAGGACTTACACCTAGAGGCAAGATGGGATTACAGGCTCTCATTGCAGCACTTGCAACAGGACTGCTTCTTTACGGAGGCTTTCCAACAGAATTCTATGTACCATTTCTCAAAACACCTCTGTTTGACCTAGGGTTTGCAGCCATCCCTTTTTGGGTACTTGTCTTTCTCGCCACCACCAATGCCGTCAACCTAACCGATGGACTTGATGGTCTGGCAACGGTACCTTCGATCATTGCCTTGGTTTCACTTGGACTGATCATCTATGTCACAGGTCATGCCATCTTCAGTCAGTATCTGCTGGTTCCCAACATCAAAGGTGTGGGTGAAGTAATGATACTTGCTGCTGCGCTTATCGGTGGTTTGTTCGGGTTCTTATGGTACAACTGCTACCCTGCAGAGATCTTTATGGGAGATACAGGCAGCCTTGCTATCGGCGGTTTTTTAGCCTATCTTGCCATTTTAGGAAAAAGTGAAATCCTGCTTATCCTTATAGGTCTCATCTTTGTCATTGAAACCGTCTCTGTGATACTGCAGGTAGGAAGTTTTAAACTGCGCGGTAAACGTGTTTTCCTTATGGCGCCCATTCACCACCATTTTGAACTCAAAAAATGGGCTGAGAATAAGATCATCATACGTTTTTGGATGATCTCTTTCATTGCAAATGTACTTGCACTCATCTCCTTTAAGTTCAGATAA
- the murD gene encoding UDP-N-acetylmuramoyl-L-alanine--D-glutamate ligase, translating into MMEQIKPTLFGYGLTTKAIAKKLGGGCTFFDDNVTEAYTDEAGNHIFPSALFDPEKSHLEVTTPSLKPDHPLITSAKNLLSEYDYFDKEMPFSIWISGTNGKTTTTQMLTHLLSKRGALSGGNIGTPLAELDTNAPIWVLESSSFALHHTKKASPDIYLLLPITPDHLDWHETPEQYEADKLRPLLTMKEGELALVPKGLNLPKTNAYVVEYDSNEFVEAYFKLDCTQLRFKAAFLQDALLALAVTKVLFDEADYALMNTFTLDAHRQEELKDDQGRLWINDSKATNLDATIQAVKGYADKHIHLILGGDDKGVDLTPLFEVMEPLNLTLYTIGANSDRLLALAKTYNVNAIESQTIQNAVKQIDRVHTLESVALLSPAAASFDQFKSYKHRGDTFMELVKALKK; encoded by the coding sequence ATGATGGAACAGATAAAACCCACACTCTTTGGTTACGGACTCACCACCAAAGCCATCGCAAAGAAATTAGGTGGAGGATGTACTTTTTTTGATGACAATGTCACAGAAGCCTATACCGACGAAGCAGGTAATCATATATTTCCTTCCGCTCTTTTTGATCCTGAAAAAAGTCACTTGGAAGTCACCACACCCAGTCTCAAACCCGATCATCCGCTGATCACATCTGCAAAAAACCTGCTCAGCGAATATGATTACTTTGACAAAGAGATGCCTTTTAGCATCTGGATATCCGGAACCAACGGTAAAACAACGACCACACAGATGCTCACACACCTTTTGTCCAAACGTGGTGCACTCAGCGGAGGGAACATCGGTACACCTTTGGCAGAACTCGATACTAATGCCCCTATCTGGGTACTTGAAAGCTCATCCTTTGCGCTGCATCATACCAAGAAAGCATCACCTGACATTTATCTCTTGCTTCCTATCACTCCAGATCATCTGGACTGGCATGAAACACCGGAACAGTATGAGGCAGACAAACTCAGACCTCTGCTGACCATGAAAGAGGGGGAACTGGCACTGGTACCCAAAGGGTTGAACCTTCCAAAGACAAATGCCTATGTCGTTGAGTATGACAGTAACGAATTTGTCGAAGCCTATTTCAAACTAGACTGCACCCAGTTACGATTTAAAGCCGCCTTCTTACAGGATGCCCTTCTTGCGCTTGCTGTCACCAAAGTGCTTTTTGATGAAGCAGACTATGCGTTGATGAATACCTTTACACTTGATGCCCATAGACAAGAAGAACTTAAAGATGATCAAGGCAGACTCTGGATCAATGACTCCAAAGCAACCAATCTAGATGCCACCATACAGGCAGTCAAAGGCTATGCCGACAAGCACATCCATCTCATCTTGGGTGGGGATGACAAAGGAGTGGATCTGACACCGCTTTTTGAAGTCATGGAGCCACTTAACCTTACACTATATACTATAGGGGCAAATTCTGACAGACTTTTAGCCCTTGCAAAAACCTATAATGTTAATGCTATAGAATCACAAACCATTCAAAATGCTGTCAAGCAGATAGACAGAGTGCATACGCTAGAGAGCGTTGCCCTGTTGTCTCCTGCTGCTGCCAGTTTTGATCAGTTCAAATCTTACAAGCACAGAGGTGACACTTTTATGGAATTGGTAAAAGCATTAAAAAAATAA
- the gpmI gene encoding 2,3-bisphosphoglycerate-independent phosphoglycerate mutase — MKQKTVLIITDGIGCKPDSTCNAFKDATKPTYDTLFETVPSALISTHGLSVGLPEGQMGNSEVGHMTIGSGRILYQDLVKISLALEDGSIEQNQALNDILEKSDRVHLIGLLSDGGVHSHIEHTIGLAKLAKSRGKKVFLHLITDGRDVSPTSAKTYVDQIEDICDEDISIASIGGRFFTMDRDNRWERVEKGYRAIAEATPSTPLSPEAYIDASYAKNETDEFMEPVAFGAYGGMEEDDVVLITNFRSDRVREITAALGDEYFDEFACKSTPLNIATMTKYDANFPYPILFPKETPKHTLAEVISDAGLRQLHTAETEKYAHVTFFLNGGVEEPMIGESRVLIPSPDVKTYDMKPEMSAPQVGEAVRTAMDESYDFIVVNFANGDMVGHTGNYGAARQAVTAVDTELGLIFNKAKEDGYAVVLTSDHGNCEEMRDSEGHVLTNHTVGEVWCFVMAEGVTEVKEGCGLNNVAPTVLQLMGLEIPEEMDAPLI, encoded by the coding sequence ATGAAACAAAAAACAGTTTTAATCATCACCGATGGCATTGGGTGTAAGCCTGACAGTACGTGTAATGCATTTAAAGATGCCACAAAACCCACTTATGACACACTTTTTGAAACAGTACCCAGTGCACTCATCTCTACACATGGTTTGAGCGTAGGTCTACCAGAGGGACAAATGGGAAACTCTGAAGTTGGGCATATGACCATAGGATCCGGCCGTATTTTGTATCAGGACCTGGTAAAGATCTCTTTGGCACTTGAAGATGGAAGTATAGAGCAGAATCAAGCACTCAATGATATTTTGGAAAAAAGTGACCGTGTGCATTTGATAGGTTTACTGAGTGACGGGGGAGTGCACTCTCATATAGAACATACTATAGGTTTGGCAAAACTTGCAAAAAGCAGAGGGAAAAAAGTTTTCTTGCATTTGATCACAGATGGTAGAGATGTGAGTCCTACTTCAGCTAAAACCTATGTGGATCAAATAGAAGATATCTGTGATGAAGATATCTCTATCGCGAGTATAGGCGGCCGTTTCTTTACGATGGACAGAGATAACCGTTGGGAGAGAGTGGAAAAGGGGTATCGTGCTATTGCTGAGGCTACACCGTCAACACCATTGAGCCCAGAAGCGTATATTGATGCAAGTTATGCAAAAAATGAAACCGATGAATTTATGGAACCTGTTGCCTTTGGAGCGTATGGAGGTATGGAAGAAGATGATGTGGTACTGATAACGAATTTCCGTTCAGATAGAGTACGGGAAATCACAGCAGCTTTGGGAGATGAATATTTTGATGAGTTCGCATGTAAGTCTACACCACTCAATATCGCAACGATGACAAAGTATGATGCAAATTTTCCGTACCCGATACTTTTTCCTAAAGAGACACCGAAGCATACATTGGCAGAAGTGATCTCTGATGCAGGACTGAGACAACTTCATACGGCGGAGACTGAAAAGTATGCACATGTTACCTTCTTCTTAAATGGCGGTGTAGAAGAGCCTATGATAGGAGAGAGCAGAGTACTTATTCCCAGTCCAGATGTGAAAACCTATGATATGAAACCAGAGATGTCAGCACCCCAGGTAGGTGAAGCTGTACGTACGGCTATGGACGAATCTTATGATTTTATCGTAGTGAATTTTGCGAATGGAGATATGGTAGGTCATACGGGTAACTATGGAGCAGCACGTCAAGCGGTGACTGCGGTTGATACGGAATTGGGTTTGATATTTAACAAGGCAAAAGAAGATGGTTATGCGGTGGTACTTACTTCTGATCATGGAAACTGTGAAGAGATGCGGGATAGTGAAGGACATGTACTGACCAATCACACGGTAGGTGAAGTATGGTGTTTTGTTATGGCTGAAGGCGTAACAGAAGTGAAAGAGGGGTGTGGACTCAATAACGTTGCACCTACGGTACTTCAACTCATGGGATTGGAGATACCTGAAGAGATGGATGCACCACTGATCTAA
- the fabG gene encoding 3-oxoacyl-ACP reductase FabG, with protein sequence MKFTGNNVLVTGASRGIGAEIAKSLAAFGLKVWVNYRSGEAEANAVKAAIEAEGGKAEVIGFDVSNDEAFVEAVKSIVEADGELSYLVNNAGITKDKLAMRMKTEEFMDVINANLTSTFIGCREALKVMGKKRFGSVVNISSIVGETGNAGQTNYAASKGGTIAMTKSFAIEAAPRSIRYNTITPGFIATEMTDVLKDEVKDAFTAKIPMARFGESKEVAEAVAFLLSDHSSYITGETLKVNGGMFM encoded by the coding sequence ATGAAATTTACGGGTAATAATGTCTTAGTCACAGGAGCAAGTAGAGGTATAGGAGCAGAGATAGCAAAAAGTCTTGCGGCTTTCGGTTTAAAAGTATGGGTCAATTATCGTTCTGGAGAGGCTGAAGCAAATGCTGTGAAGGCAGCTATAGAAGCTGAAGGCGGTAAAGCTGAAGTGATCGGTTTTGATGTAAGTAATGATGAAGCCTTTGTAGAAGCGGTGAAGAGCATCGTTGAAGCAGATGGTGAGCTTTCGTATCTTGTGAACAATGCAGGTATTACCAAAGATAAACTGGCGATGCGTATGAAAACAGAAGAGTTCATGGATGTGATCAATGCAAACTTAACCTCAACATTTATAGGCTGTCGTGAAGCACTCAAAGTGATGGGGAAAAAGCGTTTTGGTTCTGTGGTGAATATCTCTTCCATCGTAGGGGAAACTGGGAATGCGGGACAGACAAACTATGCTGCAAGTAAAGGTGGAACGATCGCGATGACAAAAAGTTTTGCGATAGAGGCAGCACCTAGAAGTATCCGTTATAATACGATCACTCCAGGCTTCATCGCGACAGAAATGACAGATGTGCTTAAAGATGAAGTGAAAGATGCTTTCACTGCAAAGATACCGATGGCTAGATTCGGTGAATCAAAAGAGGTAGCTGAAGCCGTAGCTTTTTTACTCTCTGACCACTCTTCTTACATCACGGGTGAGACACTCAAGGTGAACGGCGGGATGTTCATGTAA